One segment of Arcanobacterium haemolyticum DSM 20595 DNA contains the following:
- a CDS encoding glycosyltransferase — MTKVSVILVNFRGSDDTIAAVEHLRACDWPKEDLEIVIVENGSGDGSLERLQQAVGNEVIVDAGKNLGFAAGCNTGVAHSSGDIVAFLNNDARPDSQWIKEAVKALESDPSIGCVASKVLDWGGHKIDYVDGALTWFGMSYKQQVEQEDQGQWNTPKNVLFPTGAAMFVPRAIFDELGGFDERFFMFYEDVDFGWRVTLAGYDVRYVPTSVAFHRHHVSMNKHGKFRENYLLERNALACLYKNLDDEHLQAVFAATLLLTNERSAARVEKHSTMDAYDGGTISKDAATGPYAIAWFTKHMDYFRAQRESIQGARKRTDAEILRLMRNAYEPLFSFPKYLDLYENLTKHFGLFDTFSNQSKVLIITDDSISEKMAGPAIRAWEMATRLSLTHDVRLFSTAGTAKAQSPLFEVLSGSEAVFHGLTDWADFIIFQGFALEKAPWLMESSKVIVADIYDPMHLEQLEQAKDLGPQGRKETIQAVTDVLNRQIARADLFLCASEKQRAFWMGQLAAMGRLNANLLDGVEDPRSLIEIVPFGLNEERPTQDYHAIKGKVPGISLDDKVILWGGGVYNWFDPLTLIRAVDRLAKKHNNVRLYFLGVKHPNPGVPKMRMTQEAMDLSDSLGLTGKHVFFNHDWVDYNDRHNYLLDADCGVSTHFEHIETQYSFRTRILDYLWAGLPIVATNGDSFGNVLDSEKIGVSVSPEDVNELSDALEKVLFDDDFARVCRENVARYSVRFEWNNALAPLLRFAQNPRRAADMKYMTAGHLPQSFLGFVKVKFNLLRDVKLVASHLKAGGPKLLIHKVQSRLRKMLP; from the coding sequence ATGACTAAAGTTTCAGTAATTCTTGTGAATTTCCGCGGTAGTGATGACACGATTGCTGCCGTCGAACACCTGCGCGCATGCGATTGGCCCAAAGAAGATCTGGAAATCGTTATTGTTGAAAACGGCTCCGGGGATGGTTCGCTGGAACGGCTTCAGCAGGCTGTTGGTAACGAAGTCATTGTTGATGCGGGGAAGAATCTTGGGTTTGCTGCGGGGTGTAACACCGGCGTCGCTCATTCTTCAGGCGATATCGTTGCGTTTCTGAACAATGATGCTCGGCCGGATAGCCAGTGGATCAAAGAAGCGGTGAAGGCGCTCGAATCGGACCCGTCTATCGGCTGTGTTGCCTCCAAAGTGCTTGACTGGGGCGGGCACAAAATCGACTACGTCGATGGTGCCTTGACCTGGTTTGGTATGAGTTACAAGCAACAAGTTGAACAAGAAGATCAAGGGCAATGGAACACCCCGAAGAACGTCCTCTTCCCAACGGGTGCAGCAATGTTTGTGCCTCGTGCAATCTTTGACGAACTTGGCGGGTTCGATGAACGATTCTTCATGTTCTATGAAGATGTTGATTTCGGGTGGCGCGTAACGCTCGCGGGCTACGACGTCCGCTACGTTCCCACCTCAGTAGCGTTCCATCGCCATCACGTTTCCATGAACAAACACGGGAAATTCAGGGAAAACTACCTTCTTGAACGCAATGCGCTCGCGTGCCTATACAAGAATCTTGACGACGAACACCTCCAAGCGGTTTTCGCTGCAACTTTGTTGTTGACGAACGAACGTTCTGCTGCGCGCGTTGAAAAGCACTCTACGATGGATGCTTATGATGGCGGTACGATAAGCAAGGATGCGGCAACAGGCCCATACGCTATTGCTTGGTTCACTAAACACATGGATTATTTCCGTGCTCAACGTGAAAGCATCCAAGGTGCCCGTAAACGCACGGATGCAGAGATCTTGCGCCTCATGCGAAATGCATATGAGCCGCTTTTCTCTTTCCCCAAGTATCTTGATCTGTACGAAAATCTGACCAAGCATTTTGGCCTGTTCGATACCTTCTCGAATCAATCTAAAGTTTTGATCATTACGGATGATTCGATTTCAGAGAAGATGGCTGGTCCTGCTATTCGTGCGTGGGAAATGGCTACGCGCCTCAGTTTGACGCACGATGTGCGCCTTTTCTCCACGGCTGGCACCGCTAAAGCTCAGTCTCCTTTGTTTGAGGTTCTCAGTGGTAGCGAAGCCGTGTTCCACGGTTTGACGGACTGGGCTGATTTCATTATTTTCCAGGGTTTTGCCCTGGAGAAGGCGCCGTGGTTGATGGAATCGTCGAAGGTTATCGTTGCGGATATTTATGATCCGATGCACCTTGAACAGCTTGAACAGGCCAAGGATTTGGGGCCGCAGGGACGAAAAGAAACGATTCAAGCTGTGACCGACGTGCTCAACCGTCAGATCGCCAGAGCGGATCTGTTCTTGTGTGCGTCAGAAAAACAGCGCGCGTTCTGGATGGGGCAGCTGGCGGCTATGGGGCGTTTGAATGCTAATCTTCTTGATGGAGTAGAAGATCCGCGTTCGTTGATTGAGATTGTTCCTTTTGGCTTGAACGAGGAACGACCAACGCAGGATTACCATGCGATTAAGGGCAAGGTTCCGGGCATTTCGCTTGATGATAAGGTGATTTTGTGGGGCGGTGGCGTATACAACTGGTTTGATCCATTGACCTTGATTCGCGCCGTTGATCGTCTTGCTAAGAAGCATAACAATGTTCGTTTGTACTTCTTGGGCGTTAAGCATCCGAATCCTGGGGTTCCGAAGATGCGTATGACTCAAGAAGCGATGGATCTTTCTGATTCGCTTGGTTTGACTGGCAAGCACGTGTTCTTCAACCACGATTGGGTTGATTACAACGATCGGCACAACTATCTGCTTGACGCCGATTGTGGCGTGTCTACTCATTTTGAACACATTGAAACGCAGTATTCGTTCCGCACCCGAATTTTGGATTACTTGTGGGCTGGTTTGCCGATTGTGGCAACGAATGGGGATTCCTTCGGTAACGTTCTTGATTCGGAGAAGATTGGTGTTTCGGTTTCGCCTGAAGACGTCAACGAACTGTCCGATGCGTTAGAAAAAGTTTTGTTCGACGACGATTTTGCTCGCGTTTGCCGTGAAAACGTTGCGCGGTATTCGGTTCGGTTTGAATGGAACAATGCGCTGGCCCCGCTTTTGAGGTTTGCTCAGAATCCTCGGCGTGCAGCAGACATGAAATATATGACTGCAGGGCATTTGCCACAGAGTTTCTTGGGGTTTGTGAAGGTGAAGTTTAACCTGTTGCGTGACGTTAAACTGGTAGCCTCACATTTGAAGGCCGGTGGGCCAAAGTTGCTTATTCATAAGGTGCAATCCCGGTTGCGGAAGATGCTTCCGTAA
- a CDS encoding DUF2304 domain-containing protein, which translates to MSSGQILIKVILVTIFIVLALAIIVPRESARGLAIRRISWLLGIFLAIIAVIFPSMTDHVANFVGVGRGADLILYLSIVFFIGFAFATGSHMRKLDRKLTLLSRKYALLEAELRTDNHRLGE; encoded by the coding sequence ATGAGTTCTGGACAAATCCTCATCAAAGTCATTCTCGTAACGATTTTTATCGTGTTAGCTCTGGCAATTATTGTTCCTCGTGAAAGCGCTCGTGGATTGGCCATCCGGCGAATTTCCTGGCTGTTAGGTATCTTTTTGGCGATTATCGCTGTTATCTTCCCATCGATGACCGATCATGTAGCTAATTTTGTTGGCGTGGGCCGGGGTGCAGATCTGATTTTGTATCTATCGATTGTGTTCTTTATTGGTTTTGCGTTCGCTACGGGGAGTCATATGCGAAAGTTAGATCGCAAGTTGACGTTGCTTTCGCGTAAATACGCCCTGCTTGAGGCTGAACTTCGCACAGATAATCACCGCCTTGGAGAATGA
- a CDS encoding glycosyltransferase family 2 protein: MSLSDSEHKIDGWNEKLADQTWLVIPLYNEGQVIFDVLDKAKRVFPRIVCVDDGSSDNSVEEARRAGVAVVRHPINLGQGAALRTGLDYALMQEGSEYFVTFDSDGQHRVDDAQRMVVRLKNEPLDVVIGSRFLDGRTKPGTLKRIVLKMAVVFQRMTTGMNLTDAHNGLRALNRHAAQSIDIQQDRMAHASEIVSAISAHKLRYAEEPVLIEYTDYSRAKGQSLWNSINILSDLLFK; encoded by the coding sequence TTGTCATTATCTGATTCTGAACACAAAATTGATGGGTGGAATGAAAAGCTGGCCGATCAAACGTGGCTTGTTATTCCGCTTTACAACGAAGGTCAGGTTATCTTCGACGTTTTGGACAAGGCCAAACGCGTCTTTCCGCGTATTGTCTGTGTTGACGATGGATCGTCGGATAATTCAGTAGAAGAAGCCCGCCGCGCAGGCGTGGCTGTTGTTCGGCATCCAATCAACCTTGGCCAGGGTGCTGCGTTGCGTACAGGGCTCGATTACGCCCTTATGCAAGAAGGCTCGGAATATTTCGTTACTTTCGATTCGGACGGCCAGCACCGCGTCGACGACGCTCAACGAATGGTAGTTCGCCTGAAAAATGAGCCACTCGACGTCGTCATCGGATCTCGTTTCCTTGATGGCCGAACGAAACCTGGGACCTTGAAACGAATCGTGTTGAAGATGGCTGTTGTTTTCCAACGCATGACCACGGGAATGAACTTGACGGACGCGCACAACGGTTTGCGGGCCCTCAATCGGCATGCTGCGCAATCTATCGATATTCAGCAAGACCGCATGGCACACGCATCCGAAATCGTATCGGCAATTTCCGCACACAAATTACGCTACGCCGAAGAACCCGTGCTGATTGAATACACCGATTATTCGCGTGCAAAAGGCCAATCATTGTGGAATTCGATCAATATCCTGTCAGATCTGTTGTTTAAGTGA